The stretch of DNA TCAGGCCCTCCTTCCCGTCCACCGCGCCGGCGCAGTGGGCCGCGAGAACCTGCACCTGGCTGGCGGTGAACGAGGAGGAGGAATCCGTGAAGTAGGAGAAGGTGTAGGAGGCATCCACGCCGATCGTCAGGTGCGGGGCGCTCGTGTACTTGCAGGTGCCGCGGTCCTGGAGGCGCGTCCACCCCGGGGGGCCGTCGCCGCACGTCACCCCGTCCGGCACGCTGAAGGAGAGCTGCGGGCTCTGGATGTCGCTCGCGCCGGTGTTCTTGAAGGTGATGGAGCCCCAGGACTCCGAGCCCATGTGGGTGCTGGTGGTCAGCGCGTACGAGCAGGCCTCGAGCTCCCCCGCGCCCGCCTCCGGGCCCTCGCCCGCCGGGTCCACGCCCGCCCCGCAGGCGATGAGGGTGGTGGCCATCCCCAGCCGCGTCAGGCGGCGGCCCACGGTCCAGAGCGTCTCGTGCCGGCGGGTGTCCATGTTCCAAGGTCCTCCAGAGGGGCCCCCGGGGGTGGGGGCAGCTTCAAGAAGAGGTATAAAATTAAATCCCTACTGAATCAAGGCAATTCCATTCTTCCCTGTCATGCCTGTAATGCGAGGTAGGTGTCATCCGTGTAGAGTGCGCGCGCGTGTCCGTTCCGACTTCTTCTGTGTCCGTCTCTCCCCGGCTTGGGTTGTGGCATTGGATGGCCTTCCTGGTGGGGGTGGTGCCGCTGGCGGTCTACGCCTTCTCGCCGCGAGCGGGCGATCTGCCGCTGTACTTCCGGACGGCCCATGCCTTCCTGCAAGGGGCGGTGCCGAACCAGGACTTCCGCTTCGAGTACCCGCCCTACGCGCTGCTGTGGTTCGTGCCGGCGGCGTGGCTGGGCCCCACGCTGCCCTCCTTCATCCCGCTGTTCGGGCTGCAGCTGGCGCTCTTCGACGCCTTCATCAAGTGGCTGCTGCTGTCCGAGGGCGTCAAACGCTGGGGCCACGGGTGGCGCTCGTATGTGCCCTGTGGCGTGTACGCGGTGGCCAGCTGGGTGCAGAGCATCCACTACCTGAAGCGGTACGATCTCATCCCCGCCGCCTTCGTGCTGGTGGCGCTGGTGGCGCTGGCGCGGCGGCGCGAGGGGCTGGCCGGGTGGGCGCTCTCGGTGGGGGTGGTGACGAAGCTCTACCCGGTGGTGCTGGTGCCGCTGGCGCTGGCGGTGTGCTGGCGCCGGGGCACCTGGCGGCGGCTGGTGCTGGGGCTGCTCGCCGGGGGGCTGCCGCTGGTGCCGCTGAGCGCCTTCTGGCCGTGGTGGAACTTCGCCTCGTTCCATGTGGAGCGGGGGCTCCAGGTGGAGTCCCTGGGGGCCTCGCTGCTGTGGGCCGCGCACCGGCTGGGCTTCGCCCCGGGGGTGGCGTGGGTCCATGCACCGGCGGCCTACGAGCTGCACGGGGCCGCCGCCGAAGCGGTGAAGGTGGTCTCCCGGTGGGTCTGGGTGGCCGGCTCGCTGGCCGCCGCGGCGGTGGGGCTCGCGGCGGTGCGCCGGCGCCTCCCCGAGCGCACGGAGGACTGGGCGCGGCTGGCCCTGGGGCCGCTCATCGCCTTCGTGGCGCTCAACCCCGTGCTCAGCCCGCAGTACCTCGTCTGGCTGGTGGGCGCCGCGGGGCTCGCGCTGCTGTCCGGCTCGCGGTGGGCTCCGGCGACGCTCTTCGTGACGGTGCTGCTCACCCGGGCCCTCTTCTCGGGCAACGGCAACTACGGCAAGGGGCTCACCGGGCCGTACACGGTGCTGCTGCTCACGCGCAACGGCCTGCTGGTGGCCGTGGGCATCGCGCTGGTGTGGGAGGTGTGGCGGACGCGGGAGGCCCGGCCCGAGGGG from Stigmatella aurantiaca encodes:
- a CDS encoding glycosyltransferase 87 family protein, with translation MAFLVGVVPLAVYAFSPRAGDLPLYFRTAHAFLQGAVPNQDFRFEYPPYALLWFVPAAWLGPTLPSFIPLFGLQLALFDAFIKWLLLSEGVKRWGHGWRSYVPCGVYAVASWVQSIHYLKRYDLIPAAFVLVALVALARRREGLAGWALSVGVVTKLYPVVLVPLALAVCWRRGTWRRLVLGLLAGGLPLVPLSAFWPWWNFASFHVERGLQVESLGASLLWAAHRLGFAPGVAWVHAPAAYELHGAAAEAVKVVSRWVWVAGSLAAAAVGLAAVRRRLPERTEDWARLALGPLIAFVALNPVLSPQYLVWLVGAAGLALLSGSRWAPATLFVTVLLTRALFSGNGNYGKGLTGPYTVLLLTRNGLLVAVGIALVWEVWRTREARPEGALSR